The Syntrophotalea acetylenivorans genome contains the following window.
ATGGTCGATGTGTCGGGGAAGGCTGTTGAGGAAACCGCTAATGAGGTATTGGTCAAACTAAAATTAAAATAGCCGTTATGTGGGCCGCGATTCTGCATAACAGAGCAAGCGTATCACGAAACAAAGGAGAATAATTATGCGTGTATTAGTTGTCGAAGACGAAAAAAAAGTTGCCAGCTTCATCAAGCGCGGTCTGGAGGAAGAAAGCTTCTCCGTTGATGTGGCTTATGACGGCGAAGAGGGCCTCGATATGGCCGCCAACAATCCTTACGATGTGATCCTGATGGATCTCATGCTGCCGAAAAAAGACGGCCTGTCGGTGATCCGTGAACTGCGCGAGCAGGATATCGCCACTCCGGTCCTCTGTTTGACCGCCAAGGACGCGGTGGAAGATATCGTCGAAGGTCTCGAAACGGGCAGCGACGATTACCTGACCAAGCCCTTTGCCTTTGGTGAGCTGTTGGCCCGGGTCAAGGCCCTGCTGCGGCGCACCAGCAAAGACCGCGGTGCTGAAATTTTCTTTGCCGACCTGCGCCTCGATCCGGTTTCCCACAAGGTTTGGCGCTCTGACAAGGAGATTGATCTTACGGCCAAAGAATACGGTTTGCTCGAATATTTCATGCGAAATCCCAACGAAGTTTTGACCCGGGCCATGATTGCCGAACATGTCTGGGATTACACTTTTGACTCCTTTACCAATATTATCGACGTGTACGTGAACTATTTGCGTAAAAAGGTCGACCGCGATTACGACACCAAGTTGATTCATACGGTGCGCGGAGTCGGTTACGTGCTTAAGGAGGGCTGATTGTTCTCGGCTTCCCTCCGAGCAAAGCTGAGTATCTGGAATGCTCTGATTCTGCTGCTGGTCCTTGGGGTCAGTAGCGGCATCTGGTATGCCTATCTGTCTCACAGTCTGCTTAAACAGCTGGATCAGCGGCTTTTAAGTATGGTTGGGGAGCAGAGCCTTTTGCGCGAGCAGTTGGGGGGCGGCGAGTCGATCGATTGCGCAGCTGTTGATGAGTTCGCTCGCCGTTTTCGGCTGGGCGAGTTGTATCGCGTGGTAGATGAAGACGGCCGTCGGGTCTGCGAGGCAAAAGGTGCGAAAAAACTGATGCCGCCTCTGCAGGACTGGATGTTGGAGGCGGTGCGCAGTGAAGGTCCACTGCTGACTACGGTACCCTTTCCCGGGCGCCATTCTCAACGGCAGTTGATTTTGCCGCTGGAACAGCGAGAGGGACAGCGCTTTTTCTTTCAAGCCGCCATCGGTCTGGGGCGGGTTGAGCAGCCCTTGCGGGATTTGCGTTCGTTGCTGCTCCTGTATAGTCCCCTGGCTTTGATTGTCGTGGCGGTTTGTGGCTGGTTTCTGGCTGGCCGAGCGTTGGCGCCGGTGAATAACATCACCCGTGCCATGCGCAAGGTAAATGCTGACAATCTCAATCGAAGACTACCTGTCGGCAAGGCGCGGGATGAAATATCGCGCCTTGCCGAAACGTTTAATGCCATGTTGGCTAATCTGGAAGAGTCCTTCCGCAAGATTCGCCAGTTCTCTGGCGACGCTTCTCATGAGTTGCGCACTCCCTTAACCATTCTCAAAGGGGAGACAGAGGTAGCTTTACGCTGGGCCAAACACCCCGACGAATTCCGCAAAATGCTTGAGTCAAGCATGGAAGAAATTGATCGCATGGGGCGTATTATCGAAGATCTATTGACCCTTGCCAAAAGCGAAGCGGGAACCAGATCTCTGGTAATCAAACCCTTCAGCCTTAGCGATCTGCTGCAGGGAGTTTATCTCCAGGCCAACACGTTGGGCGAAGCAAAGAAGATCAAGACCTATCTCAATCTCGAAGTTACCGAAGAGATTCGCCTGATGGGGGATGAGCTTCGCCTGCGGCAGGTTTTTCTCAACCTGATTGCCAATGCGGTCAACTATACTCCTGAAGGGGGACAGGTTGAAATAACTCTGGCTGTGGTTGATGGTGAGGCCAAGGTGACAGTCAGCGATAGCGGTATCGGTATTCCTGCGGAACATCTACCTCATATCTTCGATCGTTTCTACCGGGTCGACAAGGCGCGTAATCGTGAAGATGGCGGTACCGGCCTTGGTCTGGCCATCGTCAAATCTTTGGCCGAGGCTCACGGCGGACGAGTCGAGGTTGCTTCAACCCCCGGTGAAGGAACCTCCTTTACTGTTTTTCTGCCGGCTCAAGGTCCCGAGGAATGGCTCGCTAATAACAACTCTCTTGCTTGACCCCTCGGGTAATTGCCTGGACTTTCGGGAATTCTCTGCCGCTCTGCCTGCCTCAAAATAGACAACCTTTAGTCTTTGACTCCTTTCCTTTGTTCTTTTCGCTCTAAATTCTGTAAGAGCAGTGATGGACTTCCTGCGGGATCTGTCCCTATTGACATCTTGTCTGCGAGTGATTAAATAGGTCGAATCTACAGGTGCGTTAAGCAGCCAGGGTTCCTTGAATGAACGATGCTTGAACTGATAGGTACCGTTGCTGCAAGGCTGTTTCCGTGGTCGTTCAGAGGAGGTCGTATGAGAATATACAGATATGCTTTACTGGTGTTGTTGTCACTGGTCTGGGTGGGTGTCGATCCGGGTTTTCTGGGGGCGGCCACTACGCCTGACTTTGTGACTCTGTCCGAACAACTCAAACCGGCGGTGGTTAACATCAACACCTCCAAAACCGTACAATCCCGGAGACCGGCCCTGCCGGGGCTGCGGGGACCGCAGAGCGACCTTTTTGAAGACTTTTTCGAGCATTTTTTTCAGGGGCAGCCAAACCGCTCCCGCCAGCAGCGTTCTCTCGGTTCCGGCTTTATCATCTCTGCCGACGGCTATATTCTGACGAACCACCATGTGGTTAACGACGCTGATGAAATCAAGGTCAAGCTGGCTGACGGGCGGAGTTTTACTGCTGAGCTTCAGGGCGGGGACAGCAAGCTCGACCTGGCTTTACTGAAGATCGA
Protein-coding sequences here:
- a CDS encoding response regulator transcription factor, whose translation is MRVLVVEDEKKVASFIKRGLEEESFSVDVAYDGEEGLDMAANNPYDVILMDLMLPKKDGLSVIRELREQDIATPVLCLTAKDAVEDIVEGLETGSDDYLTKPFAFGELLARVKALLRRTSKDRGAEIFFADLRLDPVSHKVWRSDKEIDLTAKEYGLLEYFMRNPNEVLTRAMIAEHVWDYTFDSFTNIIDVYVNYLRKKVDRDYDTKLIHTVRGVGYVLKEG
- a CDS encoding sensor histidine kinase; amino-acid sequence: MFSASLRAKLSIWNALILLLVLGVSSGIWYAYLSHSLLKQLDQRLLSMVGEQSLLREQLGGGESIDCAAVDEFARRFRLGELYRVVDEDGRRVCEAKGAKKLMPPLQDWMLEAVRSEGPLLTTVPFPGRHSQRQLILPLEQREGQRFFFQAAIGLGRVEQPLRDLRSLLLLYSPLALIVVAVCGWFLAGRALAPVNNITRAMRKVNADNLNRRLPVGKARDEISRLAETFNAMLANLEESFRKIRQFSGDASHELRTPLTILKGETEVALRWAKHPDEFRKMLESSMEEIDRMGRIIEDLLTLAKSEAGTRSLVIKPFSLSDLLQGVYLQANTLGEAKKIKTYLNLEVTEEIRLMGDELRLRQVFLNLIANAVNYTPEGGQVEITLAVVDGEAKVTVSDSGIGIPAEHLPHIFDRFYRVDKARNREDGGTGLGLAIVKSLAEAHGGRVEVASTPGEGTSFTVFLPAQGPEEWLANNNSLA